A region from the Sulfolobales archaeon genome encodes:
- a CDS encoding Lrp/AsnC family transcriptional regulator, translating to MRPGLDELDIMILERLLKDSRKSLRSIAKEIGTPTSTVHERVKRLVKMGVIKRFTAELDTKVLGMDVTALILVSVEGAYITEVEKALSAFEQVVAVYDITGEFDVAVIAKFRSIDELNNFIKAVLKMPHVKRTVTSVVFNVVKEKLCIDSPILK from the coding sequence TTGAGGCCAGGGCTGGACGAGCTGGATATAATGATCCTTGAGAGGCTTTTGAAGGACTCGAGGAAGAGCCTTAGAAGCATTGCTAAGGAGATCGGGACACCCACCTCCACGGTTCACGAGAGGGTTAAGAGGTTGGTGAAGATGGGGGTTATAAAGAGGTTTACAGCGGAATTAGATACAAAGGTTCTCGGTATGGATGTCACAGCCTTGATACTTGTCTCGGTAGAGGGTGCCTATATAACAGAGGTTGAGAAGGCTCTCTCAGCATTTGAGCAAGTGGTAGCAGTATATGATATAACGGGCGAGTTCGATGTAGCTGTGATAGCTAAGTTTAGAAGTATTGATGAGCTAAATAACTTCATCAAAGCGGTGCTTAAGATGCCCCATGTGAAGAGAACAGTTACAAGTGTTGTCTTCAATGTTGTAAAGGAGAAGCTGTGCATAGACTCTCCAATTCTAAAATGA
- a CDS encoding ABC transporter substrate-binding protein codes for MRLSGKVVPYMLSLLVVLAVVSALSTQIQVSAQAVKGPATDTIIIQRVSLDEAIQALQSGRIDAYLYSLRPAQAEILRRDPTIRILSAPAGLVDFIFNPAPVYIANLSGDQTGRSLSDLARLTGGSPTAIVNVYYDKDKNLTFIEYGAYPGKGANPFAFRDVRIATNYLVDRDNVVNVIYRGFASPMYTFLSSYDPDFPLISDIVLRYKFAYNPQLADQIISSTLTRAGLQKVGGVWSYEGRPVEINFIIRTEDERKDIGDQLATALESLGFKVNRLYMTFGPAIDTVYGTDPAEFRWHIYTEGWGKTGISKYDSSNVAQYCAPWFGYMPGWAEATFWNYRNATLDDITQRIYNGNFSSKEERDSLYRKAVEMCIQEGIRTWVATRLDSYALKAEIRGYTNDVGAGLRAIWNLRELNMPGKTTLNIGHLWVYTARTVWNQVGGFTDVYSVDVMYATWDPMTWFHPFNGMPIPFRASFEVQTAGPTGKLDVPPDAFIWDASTASWKLVGPGVKATSKVVFDMSNYIGARWHHNITISWADVLAQLYQSFDLTYNASKAASESAVASLLKPTLDSIVGFRIDEANKRLEVYLNYWHFEPAYIASFATLNFYLPYEIVLAEDYLVFTKGSYAYSSSAATAKKVPQLNLVLSGHAADIASTLQSFLTSNYFPANIFTVGNKRYATPDDAATRYRAALTWISVHGHAWISDGPYMLDRFSAEGQSAVLKAFRDPTYPFSPGKWVFGEPRLVRIENIGVPQIIRGQDANLLVDVSGPPPLYVKYILRDSVTGDIISVGQGTLATGSRFTITFPASLTKGLSARFPYELTVIAYSDAVAFVDARTIFVNVFDPGIITAPIEQEISSLQQSVQNAIASLQQAIQAVNASSVAGLQQVSQQVSAGLSAVSNSISQLGGAINNLGTAVNNLGTSVSQKIDSVSSKLDSYAQQQTQSVSALQASVSSLRDTVSTLMIIVVVLVILQLVTIALVLLRRR; via the coding sequence ATGAGATTAAGTGGGAAAGTAGTTCCATATATGCTATCCCTCCTAGTAGTTCTAGCAGTTGTATCGGCCCTCTCAACGCAGATCCAGGTGAGCGCCCAAGCTGTTAAAGGCCCAGCAACAGATACAATAATAATCCAGAGAGTATCGCTCGACGAGGCTATCCAGGCTCTCCAAAGCGGTAGGATAGACGCTTATCTCTATAGCCTAAGACCTGCACAGGCGGAGATACTGAGAAGAGACCCTACAATAAGGATACTAAGTGCACCTGCAGGCCTAGTAGACTTTATCTTCAACCCAGCGCCAGTCTATATAGCAAATCTCTCTGGAGATCAGACTGGAAGATCTCTAAGCGATCTCGCAAGGCTTACAGGGGGTTCTCCAACGGCTATTGTAAACGTCTACTACGATAAGGATAAGAATCTAACATTCATCGAGTATGGCGCATACCCAGGTAAGGGGGCTAACCCATTTGCATTTAGAGATGTGAGGATAGCTACCAATTATCTTGTTGATAGGGATAACGTGGTTAACGTGATCTACAGGGGATTTGCATCTCCTATGTATACATTCCTATCATCCTACGACCCAGATTTCCCGTTAATCTCTGATATAGTTCTTAGATATAAGTTTGCATATAACCCACAGCTTGCAGATCAAATAATATCTAGCACCCTAACAAGGGCGGGTCTTCAGAAGGTAGGGGGTGTCTGGTCCTATGAGGGCAGGCCTGTTGAGATAAACTTTATAATAAGGACTGAGGATGAGAGGAAGGATATAGGCGATCAGCTTGCAACAGCCCTCGAGAGCCTTGGATTCAAGGTTAATAGGCTATACATGACATTTGGACCCGCTATAGATACCGTGTATGGAACTGATCCTGCCGAGTTTAGGTGGCACATATATACAGAGGGGTGGGGTAAAACCGGTATTAGCAAGTACGACTCCTCAAATGTAGCCCAATACTGTGCACCTTGGTTCGGCTATATGCCGGGCTGGGCTGAGGCTACCTTCTGGAACTATAGAAACGCTACTCTGGATGATATAACACAGAGGATCTATAATGGTAACTTCTCCAGTAAGGAGGAGAGGGACAGCCTATATAGAAAGGCTGTTGAGATGTGCATACAGGAGGGGATTAGAACATGGGTTGCCACTAGGCTTGATAGCTATGCATTGAAAGCAGAGATTAGAGGCTATACAAATGATGTTGGAGCAGGGCTGAGAGCTATATGGAATCTGAGGGAGCTAAACATGCCTGGCAAAACAACGCTTAACATAGGTCATCTATGGGTATACACAGCTAGAACTGTTTGGAACCAAGTTGGAGGATTCACAGATGTATATAGCGTTGATGTGATGTACGCAACATGGGATCCCATGACGTGGTTCCATCCATTCAACGGAATGCCAATACCATTTAGAGCCTCATTCGAGGTTCAGACAGCGGGCCCAACAGGGAAGCTTGATGTGCCTCCAGATGCCTTTATATGGGATGCCTCCACAGCTAGCTGGAAGCTCGTAGGCCCTGGTGTAAAGGCTACTAGCAAGGTTGTGTTTGACATGTCCAACTATATAGGTGCTAGATGGCACCACAATATCACGATATCGTGGGCTGATGTGCTTGCGCAGCTATATCAGAGCTTCGATCTAACCTATAATGCTAGTAAGGCAGCCTCGGAGTCGGCTGTTGCATCCCTTCTAAAACCGACTCTAGATAGTATTGTGGGCTTCAGAATAGATGAGGCGAATAAGAGGCTTGAGGTCTATCTAAACTACTGGCACTTCGAGCCAGCCTATATAGCGAGCTTTGCAACTCTTAACTTCTATCTCCCCTACGAGATAGTTCTTGCAGAGGACTACCTGGTATTTACCAAAGGATCATACGCATATTCGAGCTCCGCGGCAACAGCTAAGAAGGTGCCACAGCTCAACCTAGTGTTGTCAGGCCATGCGGCTGATATAGCATCGACTCTTCAGAGCTTCCTCACATCTAACTACTTCCCAGCCAACATATTCACAGTTGGTAACAAGAGATATGCAACACCTGATGATGCGGCAACGAGATATAGAGCAGCCCTCACATGGATATCTGTTCACGGGCATGCATGGATAAGCGATGGGCCATATATGCTCGATAGATTCTCTGCAGAGGGCCAGTCAGCTGTTCTAAAGGCCTTTAGAGATCCCACATATCCATTCTCGCCTGGCAAGTGGGTCTTTGGAGAGCCCAGGCTTGTTAGGATAGAGAATATAGGTGTCCCACAGATTATAAGGGGCCAGGATGCGAACCTTCTAGTGGATGTGAGCGGGCCACCGCCTCTATATGTTAAATATATTCTGAGGGATTCTGTGACAGGAGATATAATAAGTGTTGGGCAGGGAACACTTGCCACAGGATCTAGATTCACAATAACATTCCCAGCAAGCCTCACAAAAGGCCTATCCGCTAGATTCCCATACGAGCTAACCGTCATAGCCTATAGCGATGCGGTCGCCTTCGTAGATGCGAGAACTATATTCGTCAACGTATTCGACCCAGGGATTATAACTGCACCGATCGAGCAGGAGATCTCTAGCCTACAGCAGAGCGTCCAAAACGCCATAGCTAGCCTCCAGCAGGCAATACAGGCTGTAAACGCCTCGAGTGTGGCAGGGCTGCAACAGGTATCACAACAAGTATCAGCAGGTCTAAGTGCTGTTAGCAACAGCATATCCCAGCTTGGAGGGGCTATAAACAATCTCGGCACGGCTGTGAATAACCTCGGTACTAGTGTGAGCCAGAAGATCGATAGTGTGAGCAGCAAGCTTGATAGCTATGCACAGCAGCAGACCCAGTCAGTATCGGCTCTCCAGGCAAGTGTTAGCAGCCTAAGGGATACAGTGAGCACTCTTATGATCATAGTGGTTGTTCTCGTGATACTCCAGCTAGTAACCATAGCCTTGGTTCTGCTGAGAAGGAGATAA
- a CDS encoding SLC13 family permease, with protein MASLFHQIIAFAVLLYLISALVVRARWPWIPVWAIMALASFVVVISGIVPIDQVGGVIDLNVVLFLIGMFSLVSLAESSGLLGYFTSMILYRVRDVGLLIYVSAFIFGFLSAIAVNDTIALMGPPIAYSIAKTAGINPEAIYLLLAFSITIGSVMTPIGNPQNVLVAIQSGMIAPFIKFVEYLAIPTLLNLYLTAYMIKKIYGIGSPRLDLSAIPREQILSSRDAVLSLIGLVAAIAWLVINDVMELIGLPHISERGFIPFIVAAGIYIFSSNPRKTLSSIDWGTIVFFITMFITMEGIWRSGILNPLLALLLPEKLSGIEGIAMISAVSVMLSQLLSNVPFTKLFIQYMHQLGYGGGDVEAWITLAMASTIAGNLTILGAASNIIILESLETRFGASVSFIRFLRIGCIVTAVNLAIYIPYIYIYSIITHQKV; from the coding sequence TTGGCCAGCTTGTTCCACCAGATTATAGCGTTTGCTGTACTGCTATACCTTATATCTGCTCTTGTGGTGAGGGCTAGATGGCCTTGGATCCCTGTGTGGGCTATAATGGCTCTTGCCTCGTTTGTGGTTGTGATTTCTGGCATCGTGCCTATTGATCAGGTTGGCGGTGTTATAGATCTTAATGTTGTGCTCTTCCTAATAGGGATGTTCAGCTTGGTATCTCTTGCCGAGTCATCCGGTCTGCTGGGGTATTTCACATCTATGATATTATATAGGGTTAGGGATGTGGGGCTTCTGATCTATGTATCGGCGTTTATCTTTGGATTCCTCTCAGCCATAGCTGTTAACGATACTATAGCCTTGATGGGGCCTCCAATAGCTTATTCCATAGCCAAAACAGCTGGGATCAATCCCGAAGCGATCTATCTTTTACTAGCATTCTCAATAACCATAGGCTCTGTCATGACACCTATAGGCAATCCCCAGAATGTTTTAGTAGCTATACAATCTGGGATGATCGCTCCCTTCATAAAGTTTGTAGAATATCTTGCGATACCTACTCTATTGAATCTATATCTAACAGCATATATGATCAAGAAAATCTATGGGATAGGATCTCCTAGGCTGGATCTATCAGCTATTCCGAGGGAGCAGATATTGAGTAGTAGAGATGCAGTTCTATCCCTTATCGGGTTGGTCGCAGCAATCGCCTGGCTTGTGATTAATGATGTGATGGAGCTTATAGGTCTTCCACATATAAGTGAGAGGGGCTTCATACCATTTATAGTTGCTGCGGGGATCTATATATTCTCCAGCAATCCGAGGAAAACACTGTCTAGCATCGATTGGGGGACAATTGTGTTCTTCATAACAATGTTCATAACAATGGAGGGTATATGGAGAAGCGGGATCCTGAACCCCCTCCTAGCACTACTACTCCCAGAAAAGCTTTCAGGGATAGAGGGTATAGCCATGATCTCTGCTGTCTCTGTAATGCTGAGCCAGCTCCTCAGCAACGTGCCCTTCACAAAGCTATTCATACAATATATGCACCAGCTAGGCTATGGGGGAGGAGATGTAGAAGCCTGGATCACCCTTGCAATGGCATCAACAATAGCTGGGAACCTAACTATTCTAGGTGCAGCATCAAATATAATAATATTGGAGTCACTTGAAACAAGGTTTGGAGCCTCAGTCTCATTCATAAGATTCCTAAGAATCGGATGCATAGTAACAGCAGTAAATCTAGCCATATATATACCCTATATATATATCTATAGCATCATCACACATCAAAAGGTGTAG
- the glnA gene encoding type I glutamate--ammonia ligase: MISLGGKIWLDIMFTDLLGVLRTVSYRIDEERVSKISEVIGKTDGSSVYGFTGVEDSDLFLYPIEGTLARAPWEAGRYVVLSRVYKGRERFSRDPRLVAEKTEEVLGGWGYEALVSAEPEFFIVDKVDVGIERSKGVYSQRLEVFSHEMALEHLFPVKRSYQMPLEGRFEQAVTEIIKGLEAMGIKAEVIHHEVATSQFELNFAGGSPTYVSDTIQLVKLGIRKILGRLGLQPLFMPKPFWGDNGSGLHIHVSLWRDGVNIFHDDGDRYAGISQVCRYFIGGLLEHGPSLSAIVSPTVNSYKRLVPGYEAPVYLTWGRSNRSAAVRIPIAMSRDRKRIEYRPPDPTSNPYLAVSAIILAGIDGIERKIDPGDPVDENVYKMTPERRRQLGIKSLPRSLDEALDNLESDYKYLLRAFPKELIETYIELKREEARRVSSTPAPIEYMEYLHL, translated from the coding sequence GTGATTAGCTTGGGAGGGAAGATCTGGCTCGACATAATGTTCACAGACCTCCTAGGCGTGCTAAGAACTGTTAGCTATAGAATAGATGAGGAGAGGGTCTCAAAGATATCTGAGGTTATTGGTAAGACCGATGGGAGCTCTGTATATGGCTTTACAGGGGTTGAGGATAGCGATCTATTCCTATACCCTATAGAAGGCACCCTAGCTAGGGCTCCATGGGAGGCTGGGAGATATGTGGTGCTATCGAGGGTCTATAAGGGGAGGGAGAGATTCTCAAGGGATCCGAGGCTCGTTGCTGAGAAAACAGAGGAGGTTCTAGGAGGCTGGGGCTACGAGGCATTAGTATCTGCTGAGCCTGAGTTCTTCATAGTCGATAAGGTAGATGTTGGGATAGAGAGGAGTAAGGGTGTCTATAGCCAGAGGCTAGAGGTGTTCTCACACGAGATGGCCCTCGAGCATCTCTTCCCAGTTAAGAGGAGCTATCAAATGCCCCTAGAAGGCAGGTTTGAACAGGCTGTTACAGAGATAATCAAGGGCTTAGAGGCTATGGGGATCAAGGCTGAGGTTATCCACCACGAAGTGGCTACATCACAGTTTGAGCTTAACTTCGCAGGAGGATCCCCAACATATGTATCTGATACCATCCAGCTAGTTAAACTAGGGATCAGAAAGATCTTGGGGAGGCTAGGCCTACAACCACTCTTCATGCCAAAACCATTCTGGGGCGATAATGGCTCCGGTCTCCACATACATGTAAGCCTCTGGAGAGACGGTGTTAACATATTCCACGACGATGGCGATAGATATGCCGGGATTAGCCAGGTTTGCAGATACTTCATAGGCGGGCTTCTAGAGCACGGCCCAAGCCTATCCGCTATTGTATCCCCAACTGTTAATAGCTATAAGAGGCTGGTACCGGGATATGAGGCACCTGTCTACCTCACATGGGGTAGATCTAATAGAAGTGCTGCTGTCAGAATACCAATAGCCATGTCGAGGGATAGAAAGAGGATCGAGTATAGACCTCCAGACCCTACATCCAATCCCTATCTAGCTGTTTCAGCCATAATACTAGCAGGGATCGATGGGATCGAGAGGAAAATAGATCCCGGAGACCCTGTTGATGAGAACGTATATAAGATGACACCTGAGAGGAGGAGGCAGCTCGGCATCAAAAGCCTCCCAAGAAGCCTAGACGAGGCTCTAGATAATCTTGAGAGCGACTATAAATATCTATTGAGAGCATTCCCAAAGGAGCTTATAGAGACATATATAGAGTTGAAGAGAGAGGAGGCTAGAAGGGTCTCCTCAACACCGGCCCCAATAGAGTATATGGAATATCTCCACCTCTAA
- a CDS encoding PaaI family thioesterase, with protein MEAWGELVRSMGGISRAIDHIRSSGEDPAELFNKYFLAVEPVYRFIGVRIKELGHGYARAEFDIRDEIKRWGGIVHGGVVMTVIDMVIGVAVMTVNDGVDQYTAELKVNFLEPLRVGPFTAIGRVIRRGGTLAVGEAEVFDGNNVLCAKGIGTWFLVKRRV; from the coding sequence ATGGAGGCTTGGGGGGAGCTGGTTAGAAGTATGGGTGGCATCTCCAGAGCTATAGATCATATTAGGTCTTCGGGAGAGGATCCTGCTGAGCTCTTCAACAAGTATTTCCTAGCTGTGGAGCCTGTCTATAGATTTATAGGGGTTAGGATCAAGGAGCTTGGTCATGGATATGCTAGGGCTGAGTTCGATATAAGGGATGAGATTAAGAGGTGGGGAGGTATTGTGCATGGGGGTGTGGTTATGACTGTTATCGATATGGTTATAGGGGTTGCTGTTATGACTGTAAACGATGGTGTGGATCAATATACGGCTGAGTTGAAGGTGAACTTTCTAGAGCCTCTGAGGGTAGGGCCTTTCACAGCTATTGGGAGGGTTATTAGAAGGGGCGGTACTCTAGCTGTTGGGGAAGCCGAGGTATTCGACGGGAATAATGTGTTATGTGCTAAGGGTATAGGCACTTGGTTCCTTGTTAAGAGGCGGGTGTAG
- a CDS encoding ABC transporter permease: MTLQALTLREAFHLLWRSWTGRAGIIILGLMVVASIYTLATMPLDYGTRIWNNADYWKDYPKMVPPDWYRVLFDRSLLPHTVMRLETPTSSQVISYAGSNVRVLTYVFTYTYDSPTYPQNVRLAIYGLEAHNPSLPVVLTISLERPDGRIDQLYFEIIRIPPQLAGQKIYIPTPKDVNAYGNQYMASQLSNFYYMRYNVSITPTDLAGFEYGVEKAIFARPLQRGGNIVLEPLNGVYRFTVTIQLTSPQDSVDMVTLAVVGRAYGLMGTDFDGRDLAQALLFGFPIALAIGFVTSAIVSLIGMVLGVFSGYYGGIIDEIVQRTADVLGNIPLLPLLILFTFITPTNLRLQILIITLIVFGWAGLAIIVRSMVLSIKSEQYVEAARALGASNMRIIFRHIVPQVLPYVVAQMIFFVPTAILTEAGLSLLGLGDPSIPTWGQILSRVLDKGAVSIAWWWILPPGLLIVISAVAFVLIALALEPVVDPRLRRRI; encoded by the coding sequence ATGACGCTGCAGGCCCTCACCCTTAGAGAGGCTTTCCACCTCCTGTGGAGGAGCTGGACCGGCAGGGCAGGGATCATAATTCTAGGGTTAATGGTTGTTGCATCAATATATACGTTGGCCACGATGCCCCTCGACTATGGAACGAGAATATGGAATAACGCTGACTATTGGAAGGACTATCCGAAGATGGTTCCCCCAGACTGGTACAGGGTTTTATTCGATAGAAGCCTCCTACCCCACACGGTTATGAGGCTTGAAACACCCACATCATCCCAGGTTATTAGCTATGCAGGATCAAATGTAAGGGTTCTAACGTATGTCTTTACATATACATATGATAGCCCCACATATCCGCAGAATGTGAGGCTCGCCATATATGGCTTAGAGGCCCACAACCCCAGCTTGCCTGTGGTGCTAACAATCTCCCTTGAGAGGCCTGATGGGAGGATAGATCAGCTATACTTCGAGATTATAAGGATCCCTCCGCAGCTGGCTGGGCAGAAGATCTACATACCAACGCCTAAGGATGTCAACGCCTATGGCAACCAATACATGGCCTCGCAGCTATCGAATTTCTACTATATGAGATACAATGTATCTATAACACCCACAGATCTAGCTGGCTTTGAATATGGTGTTGAGAAGGCGATTTTCGCGCGACCGCTTCAGAGGGGAGGTAATATTGTTCTTGAGCCTTTAAACGGTGTCTATAGATTCACAGTAACTATTCAGCTTACAAGCCCCCAGGATTCCGTGGATATGGTGACCCTAGCGGTTGTTGGCAGGGCATATGGGTTGATGGGTACAGATTTCGATGGCAGAGATCTAGCCCAGGCCCTTCTCTTCGGCTTCCCAATAGCCCTTGCAATAGGCTTTGTAACCTCAGCCATTGTCTCGCTAATAGGCATGGTTCTAGGTGTCTTCTCGGGATACTATGGTGGAATCATAGATGAGATTGTTCAGAGAACAGCTGATGTTCTAGGCAACATACCTCTTCTACCTCTCCTAATACTCTTCACATTTATAACCCCTACGAACCTGAGGCTACAGATCCTCATAATAACTCTAATTGTCTTCGGCTGGGCAGGACTAGCGATCATAGTCAGATCTATGGTTCTCTCCATCAAATCCGAGCAATATGTTGAGGCAGCAAGGGCTCTCGGAGCATCTAACATGAGGATCATATTTAGACATATAGTCCCCCAGGTTCTCCCATACGTGGTTGCCCAGATGATATTCTTTGTACCAACCGCCATATTAACAGAGGCCGGGCTAAGCCTTCTAGGCCTAGGAGATCCCAGCATCCCAACATGGGGGCAGATATTATCAAGGGTTCTAGATAAGGGGGCTGTGTCTATTGCATGGTGGTGGATACTCCCACCAGGCCTTCTGATAGTGATCTCTGCTGTGGCATTCGTGCTAATAGCCCTAGCCCTAGAACCAGTTGTGGATCCAAGGCTTAGAAGAAGGATCTAG
- a CDS encoding NAD(P)/FAD-dependent oxidoreductase yields the protein MPRYDAIVIGAGHNGLVAACTLALRGLKVAVFERNNFLGGMASSPQIWPGFRVPIGAYVISLFRREIASELGLFERGLRILPKDPGMTVFLDGGKILSIWSDISKTAKEIARFSERDSKQYLRWSKLWSFVGAVLDAIYMSKPLNIEDTVELIRRIMGIAKHGGDELMRYIEELSWIIAAPASKVLDEYFESEEVKAALVEDALVGEMISPNTPGSSLVMAHHYMGNITGVRGQWGYVEGGMGALSEVLAKRCSELDVDIYLGVEVERIIVSRAGFVKGVIAGGKQYDSWLVLSSADVRTTMLKLLDPGAGIDEDLLRRLRNLRSLGASSKIVVAMRSLPRLAGKYAGYEDLAYRSSAITIPSMDYVERAYIDALSEGMSRYPWISVNVQSYVDRSVAPEGWHIASLFIQYTSRRSPGNWGAEDREKLVDRVFTVLDNYYEGFRKNVEKILVITPRDIEEMFQVPGGNIFHISMTPDQLWNNRPDRELSEYRTSVKGLYLCGSSMHPGGGVSGVPGYLCALEALADAGIARRRVKYYNILKLIKSFLSFRNL from the coding sequence GTGCCTAGATATGACGCGATAGTAATAGGGGCTGGCCATAATGGTCTTGTAGCTGCATGCACCCTCGCATTGAGAGGGCTTAAGGTAGCTGTTTTTGAGAGGAATAACTTCCTAGGTGGTATGGCCTCCTCACCCCAGATCTGGCCTGGCTTTAGAGTACCTATCGGGGCCTATGTGATCAGCCTCTTTAGGAGAGAGATTGCAAGCGAGCTAGGGCTATTTGAGAGGGGGCTTAGGATATTGCCTAAGGATCCCGGGATGACTGTGTTCCTAGACGGGGGGAAGATCCTAAGTATATGGAGTGATATTTCAAAGACTGCTAAGGAGATCGCTAGGTTCTCCGAGAGGGATTCCAAGCAGTATCTAAGGTGGAGCAAGCTCTGGAGCTTCGTAGGCGCTGTGCTTGATGCGATATATATGAGCAAGCCCCTCAACATCGAGGATACTGTGGAGCTTATCAGGAGGATCATGGGGATTGCTAAGCATGGGGGTGATGAGCTGATGAGATATATAGAGGAGCTCTCGTGGATCATAGCTGCACCCGCATCGAAGGTGCTTGACGAGTACTTCGAATCCGAGGAGGTCAAAGCAGCCCTGGTGGAGGACGCACTCGTGGGTGAGATGATATCGCCAAACACACCTGGATCCTCCCTTGTGATGGCCCACCACTATATGGGGAATATAACAGGTGTTAGGGGTCAGTGGGGATATGTCGAGGGGGGTATGGGAGCCCTTTCAGAGGTTCTTGCTAAGAGATGCTCTGAGCTGGATGTTGATATCTATCTCGGTGTCGAGGTTGAGAGGATCATTGTTAGCAGGGCTGGATTTGTAAAGGGGGTCATAGCTGGTGGCAAGCAATACGATTCCTGGCTTGTGCTCAGCAGCGCTGATGTGAGAACTACCATGCTCAAGCTCCTAGATCCTGGGGCTGGCATTGATGAAGATCTTCTTAGAAGGCTTAGAAACCTGAGAAGCTTGGGAGCATCTTCCAAAATCGTTGTCGCTATGAGGAGCCTTCCAAGGCTTGCTGGGAAATATGCTGGCTATGAAGATCTCGCATATAGATCTTCAGCTATAACGATTCCGTCGATGGATTATGTTGAGAGAGCATATATAGACGCTCTCTCCGAGGGCATGAGTAGATATCCCTGGATCTCTGTTAATGTACAGAGCTATGTAGATAGATCAGTAGCTCCAGAAGGGTGGCACATAGCATCCCTATTCATCCAATATACAAGCAGAAGATCCCCGGGGAACTGGGGTGCCGAGGATAGAGAGAAACTAGTAGATCGGGTTTTCACCGTGTTAGACAACTACTACGAGGGATTTAGAAAGAATGTGGAGAAGATACTCGTAATAACGCCAAGGGATATAGAGGAGATGTTCCAAGTCCCCGGAGGAAATATATTTCATATAAGCATGACACCAGACCAGCTTTGGAACAATAGACCAGATAGAGAGCTCTCAGAATATAGAACATCTGTTAAAGGCCTATACCTATGCGGCTCGAGCATGCACCCAGGCGGTGGGGTAAGCGGTGTCCCAGGATATCTATGTGCTTTAGAAGCCCTCGCAGATGCTGGGATAGCTAGGAGAAGGGTTAAGTACTACAATATATTAAAGCTTATAAAGAGCTTCCTATCATTTAGAAATCTCTGA
- a CDS encoding ABC transporter permease, producing MVLDIYIALCGYRYGDLLALARILAIRAITLTATLIGIVLVTAIILGPTSDKLLNAIVNEDVRAYSQALRQRAAGGALNQSEIDALVAQYRDQLIRAYALDRPWYERIIPLAITILKLDLGRAGTITSFTGSNDVRDIILERIPPTIMFLTTATLINIALGLSLGPLLAFRRGGLLDRFFSIYSAISYALPAWWLGLMLIYIFVYRIPIFPPPTGLLSPNPPSDPLGRFLDMASHAVLPIITFVLATSGVWIYITRAIVVRIVEEDFVYVAKAKGLHDRVIMRSYIMRAAAPPIATNAILGLAGSLGGAILTETIFNWPGLGRLFYDAIGAQELPLILGLTYITALVYVVARMILEILYIFLDPRVRY from the coding sequence ATGGTGTTAGATATATATATTGCTCTATGTGGCTATAGATATGGTGATTTATTGGCTCTAGCGAGGATCCTGGCTATAAGGGCTATCACCCTCACAGCAACTCTTATAGGCATAGTGCTTGTAACCGCTATAATTCTAGGGCCTACATCGGATAAGCTTCTAAATGCGATAGTCAATGAGGATGTGAGAGCCTATAGCCAGGCTCTGAGGCAGAGGGCTGCTGGGGGTGCTCTAAACCAGAGCGAGATAGATGCTCTCGTAGCCCAGTACAGGGATCAGCTTATAAGGGCATATGCCCTTGATAGGCCTTGGTACGAGAGGATCATACCCCTTGCTATAACCATATTAAAGCTGGATCTTGGGAGGGCTGGGACAATAACATCCTTTACAGGCTCTAACGATGTGAGGGATATAATTCTTGAAAGGATACCCCCAACGATAATGTTTCTAACAACAGCGACACTGATAAACATAGCCCTGGGCTTATCACTAGGGCCTCTACTAGCTTTTAGAAGAGGGGGGCTTCTAGATAGGTTCTTCAGCATATACTCTGCAATATCATATGCCCTTCCAGCATGGTGGTTGGGGCTCATGCTGATCTATATATTCGTATATAGAATACCTATTTTCCCACCCCCCACAGGGCTTCTATCGCCGAACCCACCATCGGATCCTCTAGGAAGGTTTCTAGACATGGCTAGCCATGCAGTGCTCCCAATAATAACATTTGTTCTAGCAACATCTGGGGTGTGGATATATATAACAAGGGCTATAGTGGTTAGAATCGTTGAGGAGGACTTTGTATATGTTGCGAAGGCTAAGGGGTTGCATGATAGGGTTATCATGAGGAGCTATATAATGAGGGCAGCCGCGCCCCCAATAGCTACTAACGCTATACTAGGCCTTGCAGGCTCCCTTGGAGGGGCTATCCTGACGGAGACTATTTTTAACTGGCCCGGCCTTGGAAGGCTCTTCTATGATGCTATAGGTGCCCAGGAGCTTCCACTGATACTAGGGCTAACATATATAACAGCTCTTGTATATGTTGTTGCAAGAATGATCCTAGAGATCCTCTATATATTCCTAGACCCTAGGGTGAGGTATTGA